One segment of Carya illinoinensis cultivar Pawnee chromosome 1, C.illinoinensisPawnee_v1, whole genome shotgun sequence DNA contains the following:
- the LOC122275407 gene encoding uncharacterized protein LOC122275407, with amino-acid sequence MAASVAKGASLSHISRESSDIRRLANFYKEIFGFEEIESPDFLEFKVIWLNLASVQIHLIERNPSSRLPEGPWSATSPVADPSHLPRGHHICFSVSNFESVVRALKEKEIKVFERSLPDGKVKQVFFFDPDGNGLEIGSLAPEK; translated from the exons ATGGCAGCATCAGTAGCAAAAGGAGCGTCTCTCAGCCACATATCCAGAGAATCCTCAGACATCAGACGCCTCGCCAACTTCTACAAGGAG ATTTTTGGGTTTGAGGAGATAGAAAGCCCAGACTTCTTGGAGTTTAAGGTGATATGGTTGAATCTGGCTTCCGTTCAAATCCACCTCATCGAGAGGAACCCTAGCTCGAGGCTTCCAGAAGGTCCCTGGAGCGCCACGTCACCCGTCGCCGACCCCAGTCATCTCCCCAGAGGTCACCATATCTGCTTCTCCGTCTCCAATTTCGAATCTGTCGTGCGAGCTCTTAAG GAAAAGGAAATCAAAGTTTTTGAGAGATCTCTTCCTGATGGGAAGGTTAAGCAAGTCTTCTTCTTTGATCCTGATG GTAATGGACTGGAGATTGGAAGTCTGGCTCCAGAGAAATAA
- the LOC122275400 gene encoding late embryogenesis abundant protein D-34-like, translating into MSQEQKRRPQDEKEQPISYGDVFNVSGDLASMPVAPEDAAMMQTAERIVLGQTQKGGPAAVMQSAAARNERASLVGHHDFSDVAGEQGITVTETDVPGSRMITESVAGQVVGQYVEPTAVHQAAVEVIEQSAITIGEALEATAQSAGSKPVDQSDAAAIQAAEVRATGTNVVTPGGLAATAQSAANYNARVDRDENKIKLSDVLTGATSKLPADKAATQQDAEGVVSAGLRNNPNLVTHPGGVAASVAAAARLNENVNV; encoded by the exons ATGAGCCAGGAACAGAAACGCAGGCCTCAAGATGAGAAAGAACAACCCATCAGTTACGGCGACGTTTTTAACGTCTCCGGTGATCTCGCGTCCATGCCTGTCGCACCGGAAGATGCTGCCATGATGCAGACCGCTGAACGAATAGTGTTGGGACAGACACAGAAGGGCGGACCCGCTGCAGTCATGCAATCCGCGGCGGCTCGGAACGAGAGAGCCAGTCTTGTTGGTCACCATGATTTCAGTGACGTTGCTGGCGAGCAGGGCATCACCGTTACGGAGACCGATGTCCCTGGAAGTCGCATGATCACCGAATCAGTTGCTGGACAa GTTGTTGGACAGTACGTGGAACCAACTGCGGTGCACCAAGCAGCGGTTGAGGTTATAGAACAGAGTGCAATTACTATAGGTGAAGCACTGGAAGCCACTGCACAATCAGCAGGAAGCAAGCCGGTGGATCAGAGCGACGCCGCTGCCATTCAGGCAGCGGAGGTGAGAGCAACAGGTACTAATGTTGTCACCCCAGGAGGGCTTGCAGCCACGGCTCAGTCGGCCGCAAATTACAATGCGCGAGTTGATCGAGACGAGAATAAGATCAAGCTAAGCGATGTTTTAACG GGTGCGACCTCTAAGTTGCCCGCGGACAAGGCAGCGACACAGCAGGACGCCGAGGGAGTGGTGAGTGCGGGCCTAAGGAACAATCCTAATCTGGTGACTCATCCCGGAGGAGTGGCGGCGTCAGTGGCAGCAGCTGCTAGGCTCAATGAGAACGTAAATGTATGA